GGCGTCGTAGCCGTCGACCACCCGGTGGTCGAAGGACGCCGAGAGGTTCATCGTCAGGCGCGGCACGAAGGCGCCGTCGCGCCAGACCGGGCGCATCACCTGCTTGTTGACGCCGATGATCGCCACCTCCGGCCGGTTGATCACCGGCGTCGTCACGATGCCGCCGAGCGCGCCGAGCGACGTGATGGTGATGGTCGAGCCCGAGAGCTCGTCGCGGGCGGCCAGCCCGTTGCGGGCGGCCTCCGCCAGGCGGCGCACCTCGGCGGCCGAGTTCCACACGTCGCGGGTCTCGGCGTGGCGCAGCACCGGCACCATCAGGCCCGACGGGGTCTGGGTCGCGATGCCGACATGGATCCCCGCATGGCGGTGGATCACCTCCGCCTCGTCGTCGTAGTGCGCGTTCATCTGCGGGAAGTCCGGCAGGGCGCGCACCAGGGCCTGGACCAGGAACGGGATCAGCGTGAGCTTCGGGCGACTCGTGCCGTGGCGCTGGTTGAGGGCGGCGCGCAGTTCCTCCACCGCCGTCACGTCGACCTCCTCGACGTAGGAGAAATGCGCGACGCGGCGCTTGGCGTCGGCCATGCGCTGGGCGATGCGCCGGCGCAGGCCGATGACCTTGATCTCCTCGACGCCGGTGCGGGCGACGCGGCCGGCGGGCGCGGGGGCGGCGTCCTCCGGCGGGGCGTTGAGGAACGCGTCGAGATCGTCGTGGCCGATGCGCCCCGCCGGACCGGTGCCGCGAACCTGGCGCAGGTCGATGCCGGCATCGAGCGCGCGCCGGCGCACGGCCGGGGAGGCCACCGGCTTCTCGCCGGCGGGGCGGGGCGGGCCGGAGGAGGGCGCCGCGGCGGGCCGCGGGGCGGGCGCCGCGGGCTTGGCCGGCACCGGCTTCGGCGG
This is a stretch of genomic DNA from Methylobacterium sp. 17Sr1-1. It encodes these proteins:
- a CDS encoding dihydrolipoamide acetyltransferase family protein, producing the protein MGFRIVKLPDIGEGVAEAEVSAWHVKVGDVVREDQPLADVMTDKATVEIPSPVSGTVAALGAEAGQMLAVGAELVRLEVEGGDSAPASGVAVTPEVAKAQDAAAGQPAAALVPAADGLEPAQPAPAPQSAAATSVALAPKPAEPPKPVPAKPAAPAPRPAAAPSSGPPRPAGEKPVASPAVRRRALDAGIDLRQVRGTGPAGRIGHDDLDAFLNAPPEDAAPAPAGRVARTGVEEIKVIGLRRRIAQRMADAKRRVAHFSYVEEVDVTAVEELRAALNQRHGTSRPKLTLIPFLVQALVRALPDFPQMNAHYDDEAEVIHRHAGIHVGIATQTPSGLMVPVLRHAETRDVWNSAAEVRRLAEAARNGLAARDELSGSTITITSLGALGGIVTTPVINRPEVAIIGVNKQVMRPVWRDGAFVPRLTMNLSASFDHRVVDGYDAALFVQALKGLLETPATLFMEA